In the genome of Aspergillus luchuensis IFO 4308 DNA, chromosome 2, nearly complete sequence, one region contains:
- the DIC1 gene encoding putative mitochondrial dicarboxylate carrier (COG:C;~EggNog:ENOG410PGRA;~InterPro:IPR018108,IPR023395,IPR002030;~go_component: GO:0031966 - mitochondrial membrane [Evidence IEA];~go_process: GO:0006839 - mitochondrial transport [Evidence IEA]): protein MVGTFVHVFKNDGFFGLYSGLSAAILRQLTYSTTRFGIYEELKNHFTSPDSPPGLFTLIGMASASGFIGGMAGNPADVLNVRMQSDAALPPAQRRNYRNAIHGLVTMTRTEGPASLFRGVWPNSTRAVLMTTSQLASYDTFKRLCLEKLGMSDNMGTHFTASFMAGFVATTVCSPVDVIKTRVMSASPAEGRSQSIVGLLRDITRKEGLAWAFRGWVPSFIRLGPHTIATFIFLEEHKKLYRLLKGL, encoded by the exons ATGGTCGGCACATTCGTGCATGTGTTCAAGAATGACGGATTCTTCGGTCTTTACAGCGGG TTGTCCGCCGCCATTCTGCGCCAGCTGACCTACTCCACCACACGATTCGGTATCTACGAGGAACTCAAAAACCACTTCACCTCCCCCGACTCGCCTCCTGGCCTCTTCACCCTGATCGGTATGGCCTCTGCCTCCGGCTTCATCGGTGGCATGGCTGGTAACCCCGCCGACGTTCTGAACGTGCGCATGCAATCCGACGCCGCTCTCCCTCCCGCTCAACGCCGTAACTACCGCAACGCGATTCACGGATTGGTGACGATGACGCGCACCGAAGGTCCCGCCAGCTTGTTCCGCGGTGTGTGGCCGAACTCGACCCGTGCTGTTCTCATGACAACGTCGCAATTGGCCTCGTACGATACCTTCAAGCGCTTGTGTCTCGAGAAGCTGGGCATGTCTGATAACATGGGAACGCATTTCACGGCCTCCTTCATGGCTGGATTTGTGGCTACCACTGTCTGCAGCCCTGTCGATGTGATCAAGACTCGCGTCATGAGCGCTTCTCCGGCTGAAGGCCGCAGTCAGAGCATTGTTGGACTGCTCCGTGATATCACTAGAAAGGAGGGCCTCGCATGGGCTTTCCGTGGTTGGGTGCCGAGCTTCATTCGTCTCGGTCCTCACACCATTGCCACATTTATCTTCCTTGAGGAGCACAAGAAGCTCTACCGCTTGTTGAAGGGACTTTGA
- the COX12 gene encoding cytochrome c oxidase subunit VIb (BUSCO:EOG09265JVH;~COG:C;~EggNog:ENOG410PRAX;~InterPro:IPR003213,IPR036549;~PFAM:PF02297;~go_component: GO:0005739 - mitochondrion [Evidence IEA];~go_component: GO:0045277 - respiratory chain complex IV [Evidence IEA]) has product MGAIPEVDPDEPVETKPFKFVTGYDARFPQQNQTKHCWQNYVDYHKCVTAKGEDFRPCRQFYHAFRSLCPKAWTDRWDGQREAGNFPARLDR; this is encoded by the exons ATGGGTGCCATTCCTGAAGTTGACCCCGATGAGCCCGTCGAGACCAAGCCCTTCAAGTTCGTGACTG GCTATGACGCTCGTTTCCCCCAGCAGAACCA GACCAAGCACTGCTGGCAGAACTACGTCGACTACCACAAGTGTGTCACCGCCAAGGGCGAGGACTTCCGCCCATGCCGCCAG TTCTACCACGCCTTCCGCTCTCTCTGCCCCAAGGCCTGGACTGACAGATGGGACGGCCAGCGCG AGGCTGGTAACTTCCCCGCTCGTCTCGACCGGTAG
- a CDS encoding uncharacterized protein (COG:S;~EggNog:ENOG410PSKY;~InterPro:IPR010530;~TransMembrane:1 (o43-62i)), with product MFPTRVLRMQASRPFAFPAPKENHSAHTISQRLRTLKRVPPELIPLGLVLGVAVGAAIYSSTRKLMTDKTLRLYRNSPEDREH from the exons ATGTTCCCTACTCGTGTTCTGCGCATGCAGGCCTCCCGGCCTTTCGCTTTTCCTGCTCCT AAGGAAAACCACAGCG CCCACACTATCTCTCAGCGTCTGCGCACTCTGAAGAGAGTCCCCCCGGAGTTGATCCCTCTCG GTCTGGTCCTTGG TGTCGCCGTCGGTGCTGCCATCTACTCCAGCACCCGCAAGCTCATGACCGACAAGACCCTCCGTCTGTACCGCAACAGCCCCGAGGACCGCGAGCACTAA
- a CDS encoding RNA-binding protein (COG:O;~EggNog:ENOG410PNQ9;~InterPro:IPR000504,IPR012677,IPR034168,IPR035979;~PFAM:PF00076;~go_function: GO:0003676 - nucleic acid binding [Evidence IEA];~go_function: GO:0003723 - RNA binding [Evidence IEA]), with translation MSEKARLKCTVYVGGLDQAVTMQTLAEAFVPFGEVVDITLPKPDLPNSNELHRGFGYVEFDLPEDAKEAIDNMDGSELYGRTIKVAAAKPQKDSNEGLGSKTAIWEQEGYLAKYAVDEEDKLAAEGGETDGAERQDPMQGLEELDVAGPKPE, from the exons ATGAGCGAGAAAGCACGTCTAAAATGTACCGTCTACGTGGGGGGTCTTGACCAGGCCGTGACAATGCAGACGCTGGCCGAGGCATTCGTTCCCTTTGGTGAAGTGGTTGATATTACGCTCCCCAAACCCGATCTCCCGAACTCCAACGAGCTCCACCGCGGTTTTGGATATGTGGAGTTTGATCTGCCCGAAGATGCGAAAGAGGCGATCGACAACATGGATGGAAGCGAACTATATGGCCGGACAATcaaggttgctgctgctaagCCGCAGAAGGACAGCAACGAAGGACTCGGCAGCAAGACGGCTATCTGGGAACAG GAGGGGTACTTGGCCAAATATGCtgtcgacgaggaagacaaaTTGGCTGCCGAGGGAGGCGAGACCGACGGAGCCGAACGTCAAGATCCCATGCAAGGACTCGAGGAACTGGACGTGGCCGGACCCAAGCCGGAATGA
- the sec31 gene encoding putative protein transport protein (SEC31) (BUSCO:EOG09260A98;~COG:U;~EggNog:ENOG410QDCP;~InterPro:IPR040251,IPR036322,IPR015943,IPR001680, IPR009917,IPR024298,IPR017986;~PFAM:PF00400,PF07304,PF12931;~go_function: GO:0005515 - protein binding [Evidence IEA];~go_process: GO:0006888 - endoplasmic reticulum to Golgi vesicle-mediated transport [Evidence IEA]), which produces MVRLREIPRTATFAWSPGAASPLIATGTRAGAVDVDFSNQTCLELWDLALSRHETGGELQPVAKIDTDSGFNDLAWTESEDNSRGVIAGALENGSLDLWDADKLLNGSDDAVISRTSKHSGAIKALQFNPKHSNLLATGGAKGELYISDLNNVANPYRLGGTAARADDIECLDWNKKVAHILVTGSSAGFVTVWDVKTKKESLTLNNMGRKAVSAVAWDPEKPTKLVTATPLESDPLICVWDLRNSHAPERTLRGHESGVLSLSWCAQDPDLLLSSGKDNRTMCWNPQTGHAYGEFPVVTNWTFQTRWNPHNPNFFATASFDGKISIQTIQNTSTETAQAIADQNQALDGEDFFAKAQTQPQVSSFSLPKPPKWLERPCSATFGFGGRVVSVNLVEKGQRASKIKITPFEVDEAVGKSTETFETALKEGDLRSICESRAANAGSDEEKADWKVIEALISKDPRKGLVEYLGFADQADEAADSLSKLGLDKEEEVNGEATKESRGSGAKKHRRLQSMFDANPEADSFLSDLAASKGAKTNNPFHIFNGSENEADTGITRALLLGDFEKALDVALKEDRLSDAFMIAICGGPKCIEKAQEHYFQKQTNSPNYVRLLASIVGKNLWDVVYNADLSNWKEVMAALCTFADEKDFADLCEALGDRLEEELRNNEDKGMRKDASFCFLAGSKLEKVVAIWIEELREHEQKAIETAADDSAFSIHVRALQGLIEKVTIFRQVTKFEDTERTKESDWKLSTLYDKYIEYADVVATHGRLQVAQKYLDLVPEKHPEAEIARNRIKLATRQATPQRTQPAAATVTRAALNKPLPQPNTFQPQRAYSPATPAAAPSPYAPAAAAVNPYAPPTAAANAYAPPTAAANPYAPPTASAPAPPVNPYAPPAGGSSYTPAGYQPPKAPAYGAQPLGGGVPPPPRASNQSPAPTVTTYTTATNLPAWNDLPEGFAKAPTPRRSTPAAATVASPFPNQSPTLTQGPPPPAGQRAPSVPPPPKGSAPPPRMTSPPAVQPASTTMPPPPANPYASLPQSPPMASTMGVPASIPRGPSPYNAPPTMPPPPNRYAPSPAAQAASPQLQTRAPVPPPPQAAASPYAPQPPAAGHYVPSTPPPHVQPPPQQAPPPQAAPGSRPSTASSQKKPAPAPPKYPPGDRSHIPADAMPVYEILSADMQRVKSRAPSSFKAQVDDAERRLNILFDHLNNEDLLKPNTIADMAELARAIQARDYETARTIHVDIMTNRLDECGNWMVGVKRLISMSRATP; this is translated from the exons ATGGTGCGTCTGAGGGAGATTCCCCGGACGGCCACTTTCGCCTGGTCCCCCGGGGCTGCGTCGCCTCTGATCGCCACCGGTACTCGGGCCGGTGCTGTTGACGTCGACTTCTCCAATCAGACATGTCTGGAGCTCTGGGATCTGGCACTCAGCCGCCATGAGACCGGCGGAGAGCTACAGCCGGTAGCTAAGATTGATACGGACTCCGG CTTCAATGACCTAGCGTGGACGGAATCCGAAGATAACTCGCGGGGTGTGATAGCCGGTGCTCTGGAGAACGGCTCGTTGGATTTGTGGGATGCCGATAAGCTGCTTAATGGTTCCGA TGATGCTGTGATCTCGAGAACTTCCAAACACTCAGGGGCTATCAAGGCTCTCCAGTTCAACCCCAAACACTCGAACTTGCTGGCAACCGGTGGTGCAAAGGGCGAG CTCTACATTTCCGACCTGAACAATGTCGCGAACCCATACCGACTCGGAGGCACGGCGGCCCGCGCGGACGACATCGAATGCTTGGACTGGAACAAGAAGGTTGCACACATCTTGGTCACTGGTAGCAGTGCAGGCTTTGTTACTGTGTGGGATGtcaagacaaagaaggagAGCTTGACGCTCAACAACATGGGCCGAAAGGCAGTTAGCGCTGTGGCCTGGGACCCGGAGAAG CCTACGAAACTTGTCACTGCGACCCCTCTAGAGTCCGATCCTCTGATCTGTGTCTGGGATCTCCGTAACTCGCACGCTCCAGAGAGGACCCTCCGCGGCCATGAGTCCGGTGTGTTGTCGCTCTCCTGGTGTGCCCAGGACCCCGAtctgcttctctcctccgGAAAAGATAACCGTACGATGTGCTGGAACCCGCAAACCGGCCACGCCTATGGCGAATTCCCCGTCGTCACCAACTGGACCTTCCAGACCCGCTGGAACCCGCACAACCCCAACTTCTTCGCTACCGCATCGTTCGATGGAAAGATCTCCATCCAGACCATTCAGAACACTAGCACCGAAACCGCACAGGCCATCGCCGATCAGAATCAGGCTCTGGATGGCGAGGACTTCTTTGCCAAGGCACAGACTCAACCTCAGGTCTCGAGCTTCTCGTTGCCGAAGCCTCCCAAGTGGCTCGAGAGGCCCTGCAGCGCCACCTTCGGCTTTGGTGGCAGAGTCGTCTCGGTCAACCTGGTTGAGAAGGGACAGCGTGCATCCAAGATTAAGATCACTCCgtttgaggttgatgaagCTGTTGGGAAGTCGACTGAGACCTTCGAGACCGCTCTCAAGGAAGGTGATCTGCGCAGCATCTGCGAAAGCAGAGCGGCTAACGCTGGctccgatgaggagaaggctgacTGGAAGGTCATTGAAGCCTTGATCTCTAAGGACCCTCGCAAGGGATTGGTTGAATATCTTGGCTTCGCTGACCAAGCAGACGAGGCTGCGGATAGCCTGTCTAAGCTCGGTCTCgataaggaagaggaagtcaaTGGGGAGGCGACGAAGGAATCCCGCGGGTCGGGAGCCAAGAAGCACAGGCGCCTGCAGTCGATGTTTGATGCCAATCCCGAAGCAGACAGTTTCTTGTCCGACTTGGCTGCCTCCAAGGGAGCCAAGACCAACAATcccttccacatcttcaaCGGTTCGGAGAATGAAGCCGACACGGGCATTACCCGCGCGTTGCTCCTCGGTGACTTTGAGAAGGCCCTTGACGTTGCCCTCAAGGAAGATCGTCTCTCTGATGCCTTCATGATCGCCATCTGCGGCGGTCCTAAGTGCATTGAGAAGGCCCAGGAGCACTACTTCCAGAAGCAGACCAACAGCCCCAACTACGTGCGCCTGCTTGCTTCCATCGTCGGCAAGAACCTCTGGGACGTGGTTTACAACGCTGACCTGTCTAACTGGAAGGAGGTCATGGCGGCTCTCTGCACTTTCGCTGACGAGAAGGATTTCGCTGACCTTTGCGAGGCTCTGGGTGACCGACTGGAGGAAGAACTCCGCAACAACGAGGACAAGGGTATGCGCAAGGATGCTTCCTTCTGTTTCTTGGCCGGTTCCAAGCTTGAGAAGGTCGTTGCGATCTGGATTGAGGAGCTGCGTGAGCACGAGCAGAAGGCTATCGAGACCGCCGCTGATGACTCTGCTTTCTCGATTCATGTCCGTGCTTTGCAGGGGCTCATCGAGAAGGTGACCATCTTCCGCCAGGTCACCAAGTTCGAAGACACCGAACGGACTAAGGAGTCGGACTGGAAGCTCAGCACGCTGTACGACAAGTACATCGAGTATGCCGACGTTGTTGCTACACACGGACGCCTGCAGGTTGCGCAGAAGTATCTCGACCTCGTGCCGGAGAAGCACCCCGAGGCTGAGATTGCACGGAACCGTATCAAGTTGGCTACGAGACAGGCAACCCCTCAGAGAACGCAGCCCGCCGCCGCTACAGTGACCAGGGCCGCCCTCAACAAGCCTCTCCCCCAGCCTAACACATTCCAGCCTCAGAGAGCTTACTCACCTGCTACGCCAGCTGCTGCTCCCAGCCCCTACGCTCCAGCTGCCGCGGCTGTCAACCCCTACGCTCCTCCGACTGCCGCTGCCAACGCCTATGCACCCccaactgctgctgccaacCCTTATGCTCCGCCTACTGCTTCGGCGCCGGCGCCACCTGTCAACCCATATGCGCCCCCAGCTGGCGGTAGCAGCTACACCCCTGCAGGATACCAGCCGCCCAAGGCACCTGCTTACGGTGCCCAGCCCCTAGGCGGTGGTgtgcctccgcctccgcgtGCATCCAACCAGTCTCCTGCCCCTACCGTCACCACCTACACCACTGCCACGAATCTGCCCGCATGGAACGATCTGCCAGAAGGGTTTGCCAAAGCTCCCACACCTCGCAGGTCCACTCCTGCCGCTGCGACGGTTGCgtctcccttccccaaccAGTCCCCCACTCTCACACAGGGACCTCCGCCACCGGCTGGTCAGCGAGCACCCTCAGTTCCCCCTCCGCCGAAGGGCAGTGCTCCCCCTCCACGGATGACCTCGCCACCTGCCGTGCAGCCGGCTTCGACTACGATGCCCCCTCCGCCGGCCAACCCTTACGCTTCCTTGCCCCAGTCTCCTCCCATGGCGTCCACGATGGGAGTCCCAGCATCCATTCCTCGGGGACCTTCTCCATACAACGCGCCGCCTACcatgcctcctcctcccaaccGGTATGCTCCTAGCCCAGCCGCACAGGCTGCCAGCCCGCAACTGCAGACTCGGGCACCTGTCCCTCCGCCCCCGCAGGCAGCTGCTTCTCCGTATGCCCCTCAACCTCCGGCCGCGGGCCACTATGTCCCGAGCACTCCTCCGCCACACGTGCAGCCCCCGCCGCAACAAGCCCCTCCACCTCAGGCCGCCCCCGGATCCCGGCCAAGCACCGCTTCCtcgcagaagaagcccgcacCTGCCCCGCCTAAGTACC CCCCTGGTGACCGTTCCCACATCCCGGCCGACGCCATGCCTGTCTACGAGATCCTCTCCGCAGACATGCAGCGCGTGAAGTCTCGGGCCCCGTCTTCCTTCAAGGCACAGGTCGATGATGCTGAACGGCGGTTGAACATCCTGTTCGACCACCTCAATAACGAGGACTTGCTCAAGCCCAACACCATTGCGGACATGGCGGAGCTGGCTCGCGCCATCCAGGCGCGCGACTATGAGACCGCCCGGACGATCCACGTCGATATTATGACTAACCGGCTGGACGAGTGCGGTAACTGGATG GTTGGTGTGAAGCGTCTCATCAGCATGAGCCGGGCCACCCCGTAA
- a CDS encoding peroxisomal membrane protein PEX14 (COG:S;~EggNog:ENOG410PN4Q;~InterPro:IPR006785,IPR025655,IPR036388;~PFAM:PF04695;~go_component: GO:0005778 - peroxisomal membrane [Evidence IEA];~go_function: GO:0005515 - protein binding [Evidence IEA];~go_process: GO:0016560 - protein import into peroxisome matrix, docking [Evidence IEA]), whose translation MADSKPKPSSIPSWQQPNNASNLNTDNSESTSSPTSDDTSRSALIEQAAKFLEDESIRDAPTDRKVTFLQSKGLREDEINTLLGITSSTPKASDTTEEEEEKTASPDTTPPSSTDPAPASAPDQTNNASTSSTTQPTPSSSNTTPTPSPTPPKTTTTTTTRDIPPIITYPEFLSTPTKPPPLVTLRSVLYTLYGAAGLSASFYGASEYLIKPMLSNLTSARQELASTATSNLQKLNEKLEQNVSVIPESLKNKTANTENDSSSTDTESITSDPTELFHRDVATQTATSDFAATYNNNKTGTDKDSPADPTAAVTDHLKRLESIRSQLRECSDTEKESSTLDSGMRTRLNELHHYLDGLIYSKPGFNPLSGYGMYSTPGMDSGSGSATGVGKGEEDAIANFRAEIRGVKGALLSARNFPAGRGGRIGGVAGR comes from the coding sequence ATGGCGGACTCTAAGCCCAAGCCATCCTCAATCCCTTCATGGCAGCAGCCCAACAACGCCTCCAACCTCAACACTGACAACTCCGAGTCTACCTCATCGCCGACCTCCGACGACACCTCCCGGTCAGCCCTCATCGAACAAGCAGCCAAATTCCTGGAGGACGAGTCCATTCGCGACGCTCCCACCGATCGCAAAGTGACATTCTTGCAATCCAAAGGTCTCCGAGAAGATGAGATCAACACCCTCTTAGGCATaacatcatccactcccaagGCGAGCGATACaaccgaggaagaagaagagaagaccgCTTCCCCGGACACCACTCCTCCCAGCAGCACCGACCCAGcaccagcatcagcaccagaccaaacaaacaatgcctcaacatcatcaaccacccaacccacaccttcatcctcaaacaccacacccaccccatcaccaacaccccccaaaaccaccaccaccaccaccacccgcgACATCCCCCCCATAATCACCTACCCGGAATTCCTCTCCACGCCCACCAAACCACCCCCACTCGTAACCCTGCGCAGCGTGCTCTACACCCTCTACGGCGCCGCCGGCCTCAGCGCCAGCTTCTACGGCGCCAGCGAATACCTGATAAAGCCGATGCTCTCGAACCTAACAAGCGCGCGACAAGAGCTCGCCTCCACAGCAACAAGCAACCTCCAAAAGCTCAACGAGAAGCTGGAGCAAAACGTCTCCGTCATTCCAGAAAGCCTTAAGAACAAGACCGCAAACACCGAAAACgactcatcctccaccgacACCGAGTCCATCACCTCCGACCCAACGGAGCTCTTCCACCGCGACGTCGCCACCCAAACAGCTACCTCGGACTTCGCCGCAacctacaacaacaacaagacaGGCACAGACAAGGACTCACCAGCAGACCCCACCGCAGCAGTAACTGACCACCTGAAGCGTCTGGAAAGCATCCGATCCCAGCTCCGCGAATGCTCCGACACAGAGAAGGAATCCAGCACGCTGGACAGTGGGATGCGCACGCGCTTGAATGAACTGCATCATTACCTGGATGGGTTGATCTACAGTAAGCCTGGGTTTAACCCGCTGTCTGGGTATGGGATGTATAGCACGCCTGGCATGGATTCGGGGAGTGGATCGGCAACCGGAGTGGGcaagggtgaggaggatgcgaTTGCCAACTTCAGGGCGGAGATTAGAGGTGTGAAGGGGGCGTTGTTGAGCGCGAGGAATTTCCCTGCGGGTCGTGGGGGCAGGATTGGGGGTGTGGCGGGGAGGTAG
- a CDS encoding PAPA-1-like domain-containing protein (COG:S;~EggNog:ENOG410PQJT;~InterPro:IPR029523,IPR006880;~PFAM:PF04795;~go_component: GO:0031011 - Ino80 complex [Evidence IEA];~go_process: GO:0006338 - chromatin remodeling [Evidence IEA]) — translation MLLRRSLRSRLGRDDQPSMDANMNTRSTRAAARAAISTPAVTISRGASELHGNSTHKSIHLTVKMPSSKLREVTSGSTRSGASTRRSVNVFTENPIVTGPRTSRPKKKLVEVDTSDEYDLEDQEEDEVDDDEDAPGEDDDDVDADGDLDMDDAPPQPPVSKRQAKAAAAAAPSGKAVKSVEAKEMELDDDDEDDDDEELSELESDAEGEPDDQDESMMANGGAEDLEGEEEEEEDDLDSDDDTPTADLSKMTKRQRGNLGNDFLQLPMEPQVKKHLTAEERAMRRAEMARRRKNLSEKRNEEEKMDTINRLLRKQAPKRRGRIPAAETAEAASADQEVAEPEKPDPTMVRWVSGREGSRVGVPEEWLDIPAGRVFGGNGSGKLVQEV, via the exons ATGCTTTTGCGTCGCTCACTACGATCCCGCTTGGGGCGGGATGACCAGCCGAGCATGGATGCTAACATGAACACCAGATCCACGAGAGCTGCCGCCCGGGctgccatctccaccccagcGGTGACGATTTCACGCGGTGCATCTGAACTACACGGGAATTCTACTCACAAATCAATCCATTTGACAGTAAAGATGCCGTCCAGCAAACTTCGTGAAGTTACCAGTGGTAGCACCCGAAGTGGTGCATCGACCAGACGTTCGGTCAATGTCTTCACGGAGAATCCCATCGTGACGGGTCCCCGTACCAGCAGACCCAAAAAGAAGCTTGTTGAAGTGGATACGAGCGATGAATATGACCTGGAagaccaggaagaagatgaggtggacgatgatgaagatgcgccaggtgaagacgacgatgacgtAGATGCCGATGGCGATTTAGATATGGATGATGCGCCACCACAGCCGCCAGTGTCCAAACGGCAGGCgaaagcagcggcagcggcagcgccGAGCGGGAAGGCCGTCAAAAGTGTAGAGGCCAAAGAGATGGAGctggacgatgacgacgaggacgacgacgatgaggagctCTCGGAACTGGAGTCGGACGCTGAAGGTGAGCCAGATGACCAGGACGAAAGTATGATGGCCAATGGTGGTGCCGAGGATctagaaggggaagaggaggaagaagaggacgattTGGACAGCGATGACGATACCCCGACCGCCGACTTGAGCAAGATGACCAAACGGCAAAGGGGTAATCTGGGTAACGACTTCCTGCAACTTCCCATGG AACCCCAGGTAAAGAAGCATCTGACGGCTGAGGAGCGCGCTATGCGTCGTGCCGAAATGGCTCGTCGTAGAAAGAACCTCAGCGAGAAGcggaatgaggaggagaag ATGGACACCATCAACAGGCTTCTACGGAAGCAGGCACCCAAGCGCCGGGGACGTATTCCAGCTGCAGAGACAGCCGAAGCAGCTTCTGCGGACCAGGAGGTCGCGGAACCCGAGAAACCTGATCCGACAATGGTGAGGTGGGTAAGTGGCCGCGAAGGCAGTCGAGTAGGCGTGCCGGAGGAATGGCTCGATATACCTGCAGGGCGTGTCTTTGGTGGCAATGGCTCGGGCAAGCTCGTGCAAGAGGTGTAA
- a CDS encoding uncharacterized protein (TransMembrane:1 (o6-23i)), which yields MSRNWIPALMAIGMGVWTGYYTFQPALRELQSEKTGPQTPPAQDQKIAPTPTPSSDKDLNKPVTQPSEAKAPEVQKS from the exons ATGAGTCGCAATTGGATTCCGGCCCTTATGGCCATTGGCATGGGTGTCTGGACTG GATACTATACCTTCCAGCCTGCGTTGCGAGAATTGCAATCGGAGAAGACGGGTCCTCA GACTCCGCCGGCGCAAGACCAAAAGATCgctcccactcccactcccagtTCAGACAAGGATTTGAACAAGCCGGTGACCCAACCCAGCGAAGCGAAGGCCCCCGAGGTTCAGAAAAGCTAG